Proteins from one Ranitomeya variabilis isolate aRanVar5 chromosome 1, aRanVar5.hap1, whole genome shotgun sequence genomic window:
- the LOC143816138 gene encoding DNA damage-regulated autophagy modulator protein 1-like, with amino-acid sequence MEIRGLAFLPILCFIWTILGSCALLVLTIISGHSDYPYISDTGLDFPESVIYTVIFTVNSIFGAGIAYIQYRFMIIQSEPSEKRYIICQKILLIIGWIVGISNIVNAVFSMKMNPTAHRIGAGMAFLLLAIYNISQSVFLYKRSFSSRCMCHFRLAAALLATVSLLITGAGMCTYFFHLCSGLCKTIFFRTGMIAEWIALVGLITHQLTNYTDFQSLSLKISREGVTICLREKIQAFRMPV; translated from the exons ATGGAGATCCGAGGTTTGGCATTTCTGCCTATCTTGTGCTTCATATGGACGATATTGGGCAGCTGTGCCCTATTAGTCCTGACTATCATCTCAGGGCACAGTGACTATCCGTACATCAG TGATACGGGACTCGACTTCCCAGAATCCGTGATCTACACAGTGATTTTCACGGTTAATTCCATCTTTG GAGCTGGCATCGCTTACATCCAGTATAGGTTCATGATTATTCAGTCTGAGCCATCGGAGAAGCGCTATATCATCTGCCAGAAAATCCTCCTCATCATTGGATGGATTGTGGGCATTTCGAACATAGTTAATGCTGTATTTTCG ATGAAAATGAATCCTACAGCGCACAGGATCGGCGCAGGAATGGCTTTTTTACTTCTTGCCATTTACAACATATCTCAATCTGTGTTCCTGTACAAGAGATCCTTCAGCAGTCGGTGCATGTGCCACTTTAGACTGGCAGCAGCTTTGCTGGCGACTGTTTCTCTGCTAATAA CTGGTGCAGGTATGTGCACCTACTTCTTCCATCTATGTAGTGGCCTCTGTAAGACG ATCTTTTTTAGGACCGGCATGATAGCCGAGTGGATCGCATTAGTCGGCCTGATAACGCATCAACTAACTAACTATACTGATTTCCAG AGTTTGTCTTTAAAAATCTCCCGAGAAGGTGTTACCATCTGTCTAAGGGAAAAGATCCAGGCTTTCAGAATGCCCGTATAA